The following is a genomic window from Mauremys mutica isolate MM-2020 ecotype Southern chromosome 4, ASM2049712v1, whole genome shotgun sequence.
TcttctttacaaaaataaaatcaacaagGCCCAACAGGACTACTGTGATTATCTAATCTTAcctgctgtataacacaggccatagaacttccccagaataattcctagagcagatgttttagaaaagtatccaatcttgatttaaaagttgtcagtgacaaagaatccaccacaacccatgGCAAGCTGTTCCTGTGGTCAAATTACTCATTTCCCAATCTgaagtctagcttcaacttctaccCAGTGGGTTGTTATACCTGTTGTCTGCTACACTGAAAAGCCCATCATCAAATGTTTCCTGTGTAGATATAGATTgtagtcaccccttaaccttttatttgttaaactaaatagattgagctcctcgaCTCACTATGAAGGCATaatttccaatcctttaatcattcttatggttcttctctgaatcctGTCCAATCTGTCATCTTCCTTGACTTGTGGATACCAGCACTGGACacattccagcagcagctgcaccagtgccaaatataaatGGAAAATAACCCCTCTACTCCCACTTAAAATTCCTCATTGTGCATCTGTCATAAACATAGTTAGGGTTAATTTctcttttacctataaagggttaagaagttcacatccCACCACGTCAAGGTGTCCCCCCTAATCctaacagtgcatgggcatctccagtggttctagttccaaaaccagatggggaaatacgcttttacGTGGACTACCTAAGTTAAATGCTGTAACTCATCCcaacaactatccaatgccacgcacagaTGAACTATTGGAAAAACTGGGACATGCCCAattcatctctaccttagacttaaccaaTGGGTACAGGCAAGTAGCGCTAGATGAACCCACCAAgaaaaggtcagccttcatcacacATGCTGGTGTGTATAAATGTAATGTGCTCCCTTTCAGGCTGTGAAATGcatctgccaccttccaaagacttgtagatggtctcctagCAGGATTGGGAAAATCTGCTGTTGCCTACTGtaatgatgtggccattttttctgattcatgggaaGAACACGTGGAAAGAGTCTTTGAGCACATAAGGGAGGTAgaactaactgttaaggctaaaaagtgtcaaggtgccccccccactctgaactttagggtacagatgtggggacctatataaataacccctaagcttatttttaccagtttAGGCAAAAcagttgctgccaccaccaaatgttttattaaaatatttaagagcCCTTTGGGAACTTTGCCTTCCCCCAATTTTCCCcagtccttctggtcaggtgtcggCTAAGTTATGTGAGCTTCTTAactgtttacaggtaaaaagaaattaacccttaactgtatgtttatgaaAGCATCCAAGGAGTATTAGCCCCATGgcaacagcattgcactgggagctcattcagctgattatccatcacaacccccaaatcttttcagaATCACACCTTCCCAGGAGAAGAGTCCTCCATagtgtatggcctgcattctctCTTCTGAAATGTATACGTTTACCCATATTAACACAAACTGTTTGCTTCCATAGAGATTAAACTCTCCCGATCACTCTGTATCGGTGACTTATCCTCTAAACTGTAGAAGACACTCAATGCTAGACAGTTTCCCCTTCAGTCCAGCAAAACAATGCCTATTTGTGTACTGCCTCTCGCTCCTTACCCTTGTGGGAAGCTACTAATGGTAGGGTTGATGCTGCATTTGTAACTAGTTAAACATTCTTGTCCTGCCTTGCCAGGAAGGGACCTGCATTTCACCCTACAGGGCTACACTGCAAacaaacacctgcagctggcccatgccatctTACTCAAGCTAAGCTGACATTTGGGTTcaagctggagcccaagctctgggaccctgcaatgCCAAGGGAGAGTTCCAGAGTTCAGGCTCCAatccaagcctgaacatctacagcTAGCACAGGTCAGCCACAAGTGTTTAACTACAGTGTTGACACCCACTTCCTAGGGTATATTGAGGCAATAGGTGCCCTATTCACTCATTTAGAAGTtatcaaaaaaacccaaagctcTTAGATTGTGTTAACAGTTTAATCCTTTTTTCTGAGAGAATAAGGTCTAGTACTTTAAGTGTACTAAGCTGTGTTTCATACAATGTTGGCTGTAAAGATGGAGGATTTCTTTGCACAACACTCCCATTAAGAAATATTATATTCCAATAACAGTATAACAAAGGAGCATAGTACACAAAATCATTTCACTTTGGTTACAGTGAAGCAAATTTAACTCCTTACAATGGAAGTTGAAATTTCAAGTATCCACAAATTAAACAAAGCAGAATTGACTGTTAAGCCATTTTATTTTATACACAAAATAGCATGGCAAAGACTTTGTAAATTTAGTGCACCCGGTTATCCAAATTAGGCAGAGAATTATGTCCAGAAGTCTCCTTGTGACATCTCATCTTCTTGAGAAGAGTTTAGTCCAACTGAAATAAGGAAAAGAAGAGTTGTGAAGTTAATAGCTAGACAAATTAGCAGTTTCCAAATCATGCATTCTCTCTGGTTATTACATGGACATTTAAACATCAGGATTCAGTCTTGCAGCAGAAGGCTTATACTAGTGCCATCTGAAGTAACTATTTGCTCATAAGGAACAGATTGCCAGGATCAGAACCAAATCATGTACACGGTGATTTCAAAGTTACAACTATCAAGCTTCCAAGTACCCCCCAGTTTCATGAAGCACAGTACAGTCAACTACAACTAGTTTGTCTGTACCGCACAAGGGCTGGTATTGCCTCTCAATAAATATGGAGATTTCCTTTGAGCACACGTATTGCGGAAAAAGGTCAGTTTCTTAGAGCACAGGGTAACAATACTGACAATGATCTAAGGGACTGCACAAATCccacttatcagaggggtaaccgtgttagtctggttctgtagaagaagcaaagaatcctgtggcaccttatagactaacagacgttttgcagcatgagctttcgtggcttgcatctgaagaagtgggtattcacccacgaaagctcatgctgcaaaacgtctgttagtctataaggtgccacaggattcttcacAAATCCCACTGCACTGATGACCTGTCCGTTAAAACCAACTACACAAATGACAGGTCCAGGCCTGGCATCGTGTCTTTAAACCCCGCTCCCACCAGGGTGAGCTGCGGAGCGCGCCGTCCCTGCTAGCCGAGCCCGGAGACCTGCTGCGGCCCCgggggccccgcccggccccaggggccccgcccggcccctcaCCTTGATGAAGCCGATGTCCTTGGCGTACTGGCGGAAGCACTGCCGGCACATGTTCAGCCCGTACTTGCGGATCAGGCCGTGGCGGTTCGAGCACACGCGGCTGCGGGGCGAGAGCGGGAAAAGCCGGTCAGCGCCGCGGCCTCCCGGTCCCCAGGGCCTGCCCCGCCCGCCCCCTGCCTCCCGCCTCCCCACCTCCGGCCGCCACGCCGGGGCAGAGGCCGGACGCGCCCCCACAcacctcagcccccccccacttccccccacctcagcccgGTCCCcgcgggctcccagccccccgccccggccccacctcagccCGGTCCCcgcaggctcccagccccccgcccgccccggccaGGCCAGGCCGCGAGCGCCGCCGCCCCGCGTGGGGCCCGTCGTGGcggcccggggctggggcgggcgggcgggctccCGGCCCCAGCCGGCGGCACCCACCACGAGCGGGAGCCCTGGCCGAACTTCCTGGGGTGGCTCCAGTAGAGCTGCTGGTGACCCATCCTGCCCGCTGCTCGCACCGCGCCGAAAGAGAGTCAGGGCCCTCGCGCATGCGCTAATCAACCCAGCCCGGCCGGAACATCCCGGCTTGCACAGCGAAATCCCTCGGCTCTCCGCAGACTGCGCAGGCGCAGCTGAAATCGGAGCGCGTGTCTCTCGGCGTGCGCAGGCGCGAGTGGAACAAGTTCAGCGAGGCATCAATCCTACGCAGGCGCAGAAATACTTTGCTCCCCCGCCCTCTCGTGACGTCATCCTAACAGCAGCCTCTAGTATCAGGCTGCGAGGTAACAGCATCGCCGGGCGCGGTGGCGCACGC
Proteins encoded in this region:
- the RPS29 gene encoding 40S ribosomal protein S29, whose protein sequence is MGHQQLYWSHPRKFGQGSRSCRVCSNRHGLIRKYGLNMCRQCFRQYAKDIGFIKLD